The following nucleotide sequence is from Triticum dicoccoides isolate Atlit2015 ecotype Zavitan chromosome 7B, WEW_v2.0, whole genome shotgun sequence.
GAGCCTCCTGCTCCAGCAAATGCAGCCCTCCTAGATCCAGCGCGGCCCATCAGTGCCCTCGACAGCCTCCACTCGCCGCCCGGTGCAGTGCAGACGCGCCCTCCGCGGCGCCCACCTCCGCGCCAGGCCAGGAGCAGCACGGGGCGGAACTCGGGCCCTCGTGGCGGCAGCGCGCCAGATCCGCGCCACTGCCACTGCCGGACCGCTGCCCAACCCTACGTCGGCCAGATCCGCACCTGCCCTCCACCCCGCGCCCTCCTCCTCCTTTACCACGACACCTCTCGgcgccctcctcctccacctcgccaTCTCCCGGACGCCGCACCAGATCCGCTCACATGGACGCACAGCTCGTCGACGTAAGCCGCGGAACAGCCGCCCACCGCCCGATGATGCCTCCCCCAGCAGCCAACCATAGATCGCCTCCGACCCGAGGAGATCCGCCGTCGGGCCGCAGGCCCGCCGCGAAGCCGGCCGTCCCGCGTCGTCCTGGCGCCTCGCGGGGAGGGgaggggccccgccgccgccgacgtacGCGCGGGCTTTTCCCGGCGCCGTCCcctggcggcggcgggggagggggcGAGGGTGGAGAGGGGCTGCGGTGGCGGGCTGGGTTTCTCGCCCGGCCACTCACAACTGCAACTGCACGTTTGTAGCGTGTTTTGTTTGTCTTGTGGTGCATTTTCTTTGACCAActctcaaggattcaatcaatatcttgtaccatctcctctcaaaatatAAGATTTTTTGTATACTAGACGGATGTAGTACCATTTTGCTGCATAGCTTTATTAATATAAAGTGGGGCGTATGCCTGCTTGGACAAACTCCAAGGTACGCCCAATGGTCATGCGCAGTTACAGAGAAACTCCAAGGTACGGCCAATGGCAATGCGCAGATACAAGGTAAACAAGAACCATGTGTGAGAACCAGTATTATCTCTGCAGTTTATGTAAATCTGTAACTCTGGCCGCGGGCATTGCAAAACGGGTTTCTTTGGGATCAAAAGAAGTTGAATGAGACAAGTTTTGCTGGAACCAACGTCCTATATTCGCTCTTCTAATTTTCTATCAGCTCTGAAGCCTGGATCAATTGTACAGTGGCACTGGGCTTGAGACTTATTGCTGCTTCCGAGCTCACCTCCTACTATTCAGATTGCTTAGGCTGAAGCTGGTGAAAAATTACAAGTCAAGATCAGATGTGACGCAGAATGGCAAGAGCTATTGTTGCTATTTTCGCTACAATGATTCTTTTTCCTGAAATAATAGGGTATAGAAAAGCTACCTTTGCTTATATAGATGAGAGAGGGCCTTCAAGCAAAGTCATGTGTGATGCAATACACAGGCTACCCTTTGAAACTGGAGGGTTGCAGCATGTGAAGGGGCCATGGAAGTTTCTTTACACCGATTATCCAACAGCACCTGTGATGGCGACTGCGCCTCCGAAACTGGAACTTTGTGATCCTGATGGATCAAAATGTAAGCTTTCGGATGCAAAGGTGAACACCCAATAACTCGAGTGGCAAACAAACAACAATACACAAGATTCTCATGGTCAGTTCTCAACTATGATCTGATCTTCTGCAAGGAAAAGAAAATACCAACATACCTATTTGGCACACGAACGAAAGACCGACTTACAACTGCGGTTTGGATCGGGTGAACTTGAATTTCATTCTATGCCAGCCAGATTCTCCAGAGACAAGAGCACGAACGCGATACATAACAAGCACAatgctaactactccctccgttcggaattacttgtctcggaaatggatgtatctagaactaaaatacgtctagatacatccattttcacgacaagtaatttcgaacggagggaatAGCAGTTGCAGAAACATTGTGCTAGCTAGATAGTATAATTGCTAATCCTTTCAATCAATGAAGTGATGAGAAAAGAAACAATTGGTCAGTTGCACAACAATTTTAACTCCTGCAGATACATGCCAAGATAAATTTTGCCGACGGGTGGTTAATAGATATTAAAAAGAAGAGAAGGATGTAAACCATGTGTATACAGTGCCAAGGTATACTTCCTGAATAAGAAACTAGCAAGCACCATTCATCCGGCACAAAATATGGTCTTACCACAGGTGCCTGTAGAAACAAACAGATGACAAATCGTAAGTTCTGCATAATCAGGAAGGCAGAAGAGAGAACTTGAGTATTGAGTTTAGTTTCTGCTAGATTTATCAGAAACAATTAAAACTGGCTTGGAACTAGCTGTACCTCTTTGCATGAAGGAGGTTGAGGAGCAGCATCTTTGTTGAGGAGTCTGACCCAGGTGAGGGTGGTGTCGACGTAGCTGACGAGAGGGAAAAGCTGGAGGTAGAACGTGATCTCACCCTGCACCTCGCGGAGCTCGTCGGCGTGGCGCGCCCCCATGAAGCACCGGTAGAGGTATCCGCGGCCCTGGCAGGACCTGACGAGCAGCAGCGCACGCCGGAGCGTCTCCTCGAGCTGCTCAATGGGGTTCCTCGTCTCCGGCTGCTGCATGAGCTGCGCGGCGTGGAGCTGGTGCAGCAGGTCTCCGATCATCTTGGCGCGGCGCGCGAGCTGCAGGCAGGTGGCTCTGTTCCTCCGGACCGTCTGCGCCGCATCGGCGATCATCTTGATGAGCCCGTAGGCGTCCACTCCTGCAAATTGCGCAACCATGGCAGCCTGACCAACTAGAGCCATTGCTTATCTTGGTTTGGTTccaagagaaggaggaggaggatgcgtTCACTCTGGGTCAGGGAGAGCAAGATCCAACTAGCTGCTCATAAAAAGGCCGCCCGCGAGATACGGTGTACAAGTGAAGACGATGACTTTGACTAGCGTGGGCAATACAGACCATATGCTCCTACGGTTCAATTATTGGATTTGTCAATCATGCCTCCATTATTGACATTTGGACAGAGATAGCTTAAGGTGGGTCTAAAGTTGGGCAGGTTCCCGGAAACTTCAGGCTTCTAGTATGAATGGTTCGTCAGAAATGAGACTGAGCAAGGGCTAGGGCAGCCGGTCCGACGTGACACGACCAATTGTTCAAGGTTTGAAGTGATACTTAACGAACTTACTGAGAAGCTTCCCATCTTGTGTGACCtccatttttttttttttgaattttcaaggGGGGAGCTTCCCCACCTGAATTGTATTCATGTTGCCTATATGGCTTTGCAGCCTATCCCAAAATAGATTCAAATGAACCGAAAATACAAGGGGATATGTAAGGAGAAGAAATAAAGAAAAGTGACACACACAACAACAACACACATAACAGGGGAGAAGAGAGAGGGAAAGCACAACACTACATCACAAGAGCACCGCCAGTGTAAACAAAACGACATTGGCCAGCCAAGACCAAACCAGGACACTGCACCATCGATGCAATCGAAAGGCGTCGCGCATCCGAGACTGCACAACGCCGTGACACCACCTGCGCTGTGGGGTGCAATCGAAAGGTCACGCGAGCCGAGACGACGCCACGGCACATGTGTGCCACCGGCACAGTTGAAGGGCATCGCGTGTTCGAGACCGCACAATGCCGCAACACCACTTGTGTCCTGGGGCACAATTGAAAGGTCACGCGAACCGAGATGACGCCACAACGCATGTGTGCCACTAGCATAGTCGCATAGGCACCGCCAAGCAGAGTCACACGAAGAAGCACTTGAACACGAAGAACAATGATGAAGACGAGGCAAGACGGCCAACCCCTAAGCCACGGCCCTCGCGGATGGGAGGAAACGGCATCCATGGCCGCCACAACAAGCCGTGGATCTCGCCGACCCGACGGACATATTGAAATTCTGTTCatgggatcgatcacatcaaatcacgacgAACACACGCGTAAGCAAAAACTTTTGCCAAAGGCATGCcgtgcctctctttttcctctttttattttcttgttttctccACTCACGATGTTACAATCTGGCAGGCCTCGTCGTGTATATACACACACGCCAGGACCAGACCCATCAAACCGACTCAAGGTTGACTCCTACGCCTACACGAACATAAACACAAACCGACTGCTCCAACTCCTACTTGGACTCTATAATTCCTAATCGGACACACCTAACAAACCTAATCCTACTGACTCAAACAACACGGCATGCAAGTCATACGTGCACACGGACATGGCTACAAGTCCTAGCCGGACTAACTAGTACATGTGCTAACCGTAACTTGCCATGCATGTG
It contains:
- the LOC119337110 gene encoding cell number regulator 13-like, producing MALVGQAAMVAQFAGVDAYGLIKMIADAAQTVRRNRATCLQLARRAKMIGDLLHQLHAAQLMQQPETRNPIEQLEETLRRALLLVRSCQGRGYLYRCFMGARHADELREVQGEITFYLQLFPLVSYVDTTLTWVRLLNKDAAPQPPSCKEAPVVRPYFVPDEWCLLVSYSGSIPWHCIHMVYILLFFLISINHPSAKFILACICRS